In a genomic window of Niallia taxi:
- a CDS encoding McrC family protein, translating to MKKIVITECHDVLNITENGGVNTLSQSEADELANFIRNENIKREYISWDNKSITFINYVGYIQCSTFSIEILPKVAIHNDFIQQRNVLIEMLNESGYINVTTTSLAQLQLVNGSLLEIFGRIYASSLSSELSKGVTTKYLQIEKNLTTLKGALVISDHIKENLSRNKKYMAYCEYEEKIIDHELNQIFIAANRVLLKYINNLETQKLLKQIDHVLDGVRYKLFSKIELSRIKLDRTNKRFALPLLLAKQFLMNITSSFSANKETSFSFLFEMNDLFEKYIASLVKKLTEYTVFEQHNKYRLLVKENNNRDIFQLKPDVVIDNGEAQIIIDTKWKSLTKGNRSGVKREDLFQMYAYLTRYERAQTAILLYPKQLGIGFDEDIQHESWYLHVDEQKKLKVYSLSLENKWKTTEELKNILQINGY from the coding sequence ATGAAGAAAATCGTTATAACTGAATGTCACGATGTTTTAAATATTACTGAAAATGGTGGGGTGAATACTTTATCACAATCTGAAGCTGATGAGTTAGCAAATTTTATTAGAAATGAAAACATAAAAAGAGAATATATAAGTTGGGATAATAAGAGTATCACTTTTATAAATTATGTTGGTTATATTCAGTGTTCGACTTTTTCTATTGAAATTTTGCCAAAGGTGGCAATCCACAATGATTTTATTCAACAGCGAAATGTATTAATTGAAATGCTAAATGAGAGTGGATACATAAATGTTACTACAACGAGCTTAGCACAACTTCAATTAGTGAATGGGTCTTTACTTGAGATATTTGGTCGTATTTACGCATCTAGTTTATCTTCAGAATTAAGTAAAGGGGTTACGACGAAATACTTACAAATAGAAAAAAATCTAACCACTTTAAAAGGTGCTCTAGTTATTTCGGATCATATTAAAGAGAATTTAAGCCGGAATAAAAAATATATGGCTTACTGTGAATATGAAGAAAAGATAATTGACCATGAACTGAATCAAATATTTATTGCAGCTAATAGAGTGCTGCTAAAATATATCAATAATTTAGAGACTCAAAAGTTGTTAAAACAAATTGATCATGTTTTGGATGGAGTAAGATATAAGTTATTTTCCAAAATAGAATTATCGAGGATAAAATTAGATCGAACAAATAAAAGGTTTGCATTGCCTTTATTGCTAGCAAAGCAATTTTTAATGAATATAACATCTAGTTTTAGTGCAAATAAAGAAACTTCTTTTTCGTTTCTTTTTGAAATGAACGATCTATTTGAAAAGTACATCGCATCTTTAGTGAAGAAATTAACGGAGTACACTGTTTTTGAACAGCATAACAAATACCGACTGTTAGTAAAGGAAAATAATAATCGAGATATATTTCAGTTAAAGCCGGACGTAGTTATTGATAATGGAGAAGCACAAATTATAATTGATACAAAATGGAAGTCGTTAACAAAAGGAAATCGTTCAGGAGTTAAACGGGAAGACCTATTTCAAATGTACGCTTATCTAACAAGGTACGAACGAGCTCAAACTGCAATATTATTATATCCAAAACAATTAGGTATTGGCTTTGATGAGGATATACAACATGAATCCTGGTATTTACATGTAGATGAACAGAAAAAGCTAAAAGTGTATTCGTTGTCTTTAGAGAATAAGTGGAAAACTACAGAAGAACTTAAAAATATACTTCAAATAAACGGGTATTAA
- a CDS encoding restriction endonuclease subunit S: MKNNLTPEIRFTGFTKDWDQRKLESIVDRVKSFSLSRDVETSEYTGYKYIHYGDIHTKVADLIDESSDLPNIKAGNYELLEKGDIVVADASEDYQGIATPAVITIDIPYKLVSGLHTIALRPKQVDPLFLYYLINSPNFRKYGYKIGTGMKVFGISVTNLLKFEGMVPLLEEQIKIGIFLKQLDDTIALYQQELIILKQIKQGFMQKMFPKEGESVPEIRFPEFTGDWEQRKLSDITDSIGTGKSSFIKHKKSADNPYAILGSTSIIGYDSEFDYEGDFILTARVGANAGNLYRSYGKVKITDNTVFIKGNNLSFLYPLLNNFDLKKLSFGTGQPLVKASELKNLRMKSPSFEEQTKIGNFFKQIDDTIALHQRELNALKETKKAFQQKMFV, encoded by the coding sequence GTGAAAAATAACCTTACACCAGAAATTCGATTTACTGGGTTTACTAAAGATTGGGATCAGCGGAAATTGGAATCAATAGTGGATAGGGTGAAATCATTCTCTTTATCTCGTGATGTCGAGACGAGTGAATATACAGGATACAAGTACATTCATTATGGTGATATCCATACAAAAGTTGCAGATCTAATAGATGAGTCTAGCGATTTGCCGAATATAAAAGCTGGAAATTACGAACTGCTGGAAAAGGGGGATATAGTAGTAGCTGATGCTTCTGAAGATTATCAAGGAATAGCCACACCTGCTGTGATTACGATAGATATTCCCTACAAGTTAGTTTCTGGCCTCCATACAATAGCTTTGAGACCAAAACAAGTAGATCCTTTGTTTCTTTACTATTTGATTAATTCACCAAATTTCAGGAAGTATGGTTACAAGATAGGTACAGGAATGAAGGTATTTGGAATTAGCGTAACGAACCTTCTAAAATTTGAAGGAATGGTCCCGTTATTAGAAGAACAAATCAAAATCGGTATCTTTTTAAAACAACTAGACGACACGATCGCTCTTTATCAGCAAGAACTAATCATCCTCAAACAAATAAAACAGGGATTCATGCAAAAAATGTTCCCAAAAGAAGGGGAGTCCGTGCCAGAGATTCGCTTTCCTGAATTTACCGGAGATTGGGAACAACGTAAGTTATCAGATATAACTGATAGTATTGGTACTGGGAAAAGCTCGTTTATAAAACATAAAAAATCTGCTGATAATCCTTATGCAATATTAGGATCTACTTCTATCATTGGATATGATAGTGAGTTTGATTATGAGGGAGATTTTATTCTCACTGCACGTGTAGGTGCAAATGCTGGTAATCTTTATCGATCTTATGGAAAAGTGAAAATCACTGATAATACTGTATTTATCAAGGGTAATAACTTATCTTTCTTGTATCCACTACTTAATAATTTTGATTTAAAAAAGCTATCATTTGGCACTGGGCAACCGCTTGTAAAAGCGAGTGAACTAAAAAATCTTAGAATGAAATCCCCATCTTTTGAAGAACAAACCAAAATCGGCAACTTTTTCAAACAAATAGACGACACGATCGCTCTTCATCAACGTGAATTAAATGCCTTAAAAGAAACTAAAAAAGCATTTCAACAAAAAATGTTTGTATAA
- a CDS encoding lipoprotein YvcA, with product MYKALVILSTIAVLLGGCGVNKEEANQTQAGEEQKAPKEMDANDLPKVTAFQDEATREYMVSTKEVEPGYYLLESKSKKIRMLFPEEGKYSDLLSSFSKNEENIGFDEFDKEANILMNGQITYYQGQSFLQKTDTMLEIISGKNKYLEEYQKENTKDTEIYIGYKKSDFDNLDRKYNYSYRYFGFVKPNQSEIEGVEYSFIFTCKNDNQSCSLEEKNARDKVKKMISSVQFISNI from the coding sequence ATGTATAAGGCACTGGTTATTTTATCAACTATTGCAGTTTTATTAGGGGGTTGCGGAGTGAATAAAGAGGAAGCTAACCAAACACAAGCAGGAGAAGAACAAAAAGCTCCGAAGGAAATGGATGCAAATGACTTACCAAAAGTAACAGCCTTCCAAGATGAAGCAACAAGAGAATATATGGTGTCAACCAAAGAAGTGGAGCCTGGATACTATTTACTAGAATCTAAATCTAAGAAAATCAGAATGTTGTTCCCAGAAGAAGGAAAGTATTCAGATTTATTATCAAGTTTTAGTAAAAACGAAGAAAACATTGGTTTTGATGAATTTGATAAAGAAGCAAATATTTTGATGAATGGACAAATTACCTATTACCAAGGACAAAGTTTTCTACAGAAAACCGATACAATGCTAGAAATCATCAGTGGCAAAAATAAATACTTAGAAGAATATCAGAAAGAAAATACTAAAGATACAGAAATATATATAGGGTATAAAAAAAGTGATTTTGATAATTTGGACAGAAAATATAATTACTCCTATAGATATTTCGGCTTTGTAAAACCTAATCAAAGCGAAATTGAGGGAGTGGAATATTCCTTTATCTTTACATGTAAGAACGATAATCAATCCTGTTCTTTAGAAGAAAAAAACGCAAGAGATAAGGTGAAAAAAATGATATCTTCCGTTCAATTCATCAGTAATATATAG
- a CDS encoding PH domain-containing protein encodes MNKINIEITILGEYSTFDGLVSEAEKLPKTQREHYKKVLGLLKKEAKDEKFYFLTTGAFKGTTFGYLFFTENKVVLIEVKPPFGKLKIHVYEYKNYNEVDYDMTKALGITNNMIYLNKSGLFGGKKDRVSHISSPQFIDIYNFVKLHIN; translated from the coding sequence ATGAATAAGATTAATATTGAGATTACAATTTTAGGAGAATACTCTACATTTGATGGTTTAGTAAGTGAAGCAGAGAAACTTCCTAAAACTCAAAGAGAGCATTACAAAAAGGTATTGGGACTATTAAAGAAAGAAGCGAAGGATGAAAAATTCTACTTTCTTACAACAGGAGCTTTCAAAGGAACAACATTTGGATACTTATTTTTTACTGAAAATAAAGTTGTTCTTATTGAAGTTAAACCCCCCTTCGGTAAGTTGAAAATTCATGTATATGAATACAAAAACTACAACGAAGTTGATTATGATATGACTAAAGCTCTTGGAATAACTAATAATATGATTTATCTTAATAAGTCTGGATTGTTTGGTGGTAAAAAAGATAGAGTTTCTCATATTTCCTCACCACAATTTATTGATATATATAATTTTGTGAAATTGCATATTAATTAA
- a CDS encoding DNA/RNA helicase domain-containing protein: protein MNNFGWKGSLVDFIEADRDEIVNSLCMHIYNQTSKEAKQNPNEESTISQIKSWYDCIAYLKEEIPYFKHMPGFLIFEYEILRSGRRRPDVLLFLPEEVLVLEFKRYSNVNDPEYAQTSFYIRDIQQYHSAVQEFALKVRGALVVTTEEKEFQQIPDYQMYQLGKRGLRELTNRVGKHITANSLISAEQFLEGTYQPLPTIIESARAIMRDEPLPQIKTLKSSNFNTVVAEVKSIIEMAKQNQTHHLVLVSGVPGAGKTFVGLTLAHEIDKAVYLSGNGPLVDVLQDSLKNKTFVQALYGYKTDYLKYNRVPEEHVLIFDEAQRAWDAKRMKINKSEPDVMIEIAKQKTWSVVVGLIGEGQEIHIGEEGGIGLWNEAIKDKSFHVHAKHHQQVFSNAYSYHENQQLHLNTSLRTHNALMYFEWVEAFINNDREKCKILEEKLRKERFTLKIVDNLQEAKEYVQKVYKGTDKTYGIVASSSIKYPKGVKLVPTSARYVIPKAHVEYFNYPESEYYCKRLDYAATEFQVQGLELDMAIVCWGNDLSWENGKWKAEYLRKGAENPEQLKLNVYRVLLTRGRDGVIICRNL from the coding sequence ATGAATAACTTCGGATGGAAAGGCAGCTTAGTGGATTTTATTGAAGCTGACAGAGATGAAATTGTTAATAGTCTTTGTATGCATATATATAACCAAACCTCAAAAGAAGCAAAACAAAATCCTAATGAGGAGAGTACCATTTCTCAAATAAAATCCTGGTATGATTGTATCGCTTACTTGAAGGAAGAAATACCTTATTTTAAGCATATGCCTGGGTTTTTAATTTTTGAATATGAAATATTAAGAAGCGGTCGACGCCGTCCTGATGTATTGCTATTTTTACCTGAAGAAGTATTAGTGCTTGAATTTAAAAGATATTCTAATGTGAATGACCCAGAATATGCACAAACATCATTCTATATTCGAGACATACAGCAGTACCATTCAGCCGTACAAGAATTTGCATTAAAGGTCAGGGGAGCTCTTGTTGTAACAACTGAGGAGAAGGAATTTCAACAAATCCCTGATTACCAGATGTATCAATTGGGAAAAAGAGGGCTACGTGAATTAACTAATAGAGTTGGAAAGCATATTACAGCTAACTCCCTGATCTCAGCAGAGCAATTTTTAGAGGGGACGTATCAGCCTTTACCGACGATTATTGAATCTGCCCGAGCAATTATGAGGGATGAGCCTCTCCCACAAATAAAAACATTGAAAAGTAGTAATTTTAATACAGTAGTTGCAGAAGTGAAATCAATTATAGAAATGGCTAAACAAAATCAAACGCATCACCTAGTGCTAGTTTCAGGTGTCCCAGGTGCAGGTAAAACCTTTGTCGGCTTAACCTTAGCTCATGAAATAGACAAAGCAGTATATTTATCTGGAAACGGCCCACTTGTTGATGTCCTACAAGACAGTCTAAAAAATAAGACATTTGTACAAGCTCTATATGGATATAAAACAGATTATCTCAAGTATAACCGTGTACCAGAAGAACATGTCCTCATCTTTGATGAGGCACAACGAGCCTGGGATGCAAAGCGGATGAAGATCAATAAAAGCGAACCAGATGTAATGATAGAAATTGCTAAACAAAAGACATGGTCAGTTGTTGTAGGTTTAATAGGCGAAGGTCAAGAGATCCACATTGGAGAGGAAGGTGGCATTGGCCTATGGAATGAAGCAATCAAAGATAAAAGCTTTCATGTACACGCAAAGCACCATCAACAGGTCTTTTCAAACGCTTATTCATATCATGAAAATCAACAATTACACTTGAATACTTCCCTTAGAACACACAATGCATTAATGTATTTCGAATGGGTAGAGGCATTTATTAATAATGATCGAGAAAAGTGCAAAATACTAGAAGAAAAACTAAGAAAAGAACGATTCACGTTAAAGATTGTAGATAATTTACAAGAGGCAAAAGAATATGTGCAAAAAGTATATAAAGGAACAGATAAAACATATGGCATTGTAGCCTCTTCAAGCATTAAATATCCAAAAGGTGTAAAACTAGTACCAACTTCTGCTCGATATGTGATACCAAAAGCGCATGTAGAATATTTTAATTACCCAGAGTCTGAATATTATTGCAAAAGGTTAGATTATGCAGCAACAGAGTTTCAAGTTCAAGGACTTGAGCTGGATATGGCCATAGTGTGTTGGGGAAATGATTTAAGCTGGGAAAACGGAAAGTGGAAGGCTGAATATTTAAGAAAGGGTGCTGAAAATCCTGAACAGCTTAAGCTTAATGTTTATAGAGTGTTGCTTACTAGGGGGAGAGATGGGGTTATTATTTGTCGGAACTTATAA
- a CDS encoding HNH endonuclease, with protein MNIEDAIKYVVEEVEDPALEQPDLEDSFKSKVKRTKILVNRMKKIGDLNRYLKRFEIVPPAGDPKRELYDRLKGLNLKTYEDLYPEFVQKFANYIDDVTVLDDFVIGSEYTSWDISIFSRTYDTQSGIYLIGDEPNYQAIFVKATFAEGKYPNEWIESNNVLKYYMYSLKSVFKKEYKYNAAIINSVRTNTPIYVFQKDDTRLTLKGIYRYESDHSNPEDESRWFLLHKVNTIDTKKLMTIEEFNNELGKKVDNSKRETREQRRNRLSNAGKIPEKSVVTLTQFKRNPDVIAEVLTRANGVCEKCRKPAAFIRASDLSPYLEVHHNIPLAEGGEDTVANAVALCPNCHREFHHAAKVTTVVVGILINQGEILLESCADQKWKLPGGRLKTNDTPERALRRELKEAFGMRLKLGKYFGEGIYKEGSEIYRVMAYNIKNINEDFNYKELQFINLSRLTIEDFLPLQCPIVNQLLDRNTVSSLITGGKGRNHE; from the coding sequence GTGAATATAGAAGATGCAATAAAATATGTAGTGGAGGAAGTAGAGGATCCTGCACTAGAACAGCCAGATTTAGAGGATTCTTTTAAGAGCAAAGTAAAACGCACTAAAATTTTAGTGAATAGAATGAAAAAAATTGGTGATTTAAATAGATACTTGAAGAGGTTCGAAATTGTTCCACCTGCTGGAGATCCAAAAAGAGAACTATATGATCGACTTAAGGGATTGAACCTTAAAACATATGAAGACCTTTACCCAGAGTTTGTACAAAAGTTTGCGAATTACATTGACGATGTTACAGTGCTTGATGACTTTGTGATTGGGAGTGAATATACGTCATGGGATATTTCAATATTTTCACGAACCTATGATACACAATCAGGTATTTATCTTATTGGGGATGAACCAAATTATCAAGCAATTTTTGTTAAAGCTACCTTTGCGGAAGGTAAATACCCCAATGAATGGATTGAAAGCAATAACGTCCTAAAATACTATATGTATAGTCTGAAGAGTGTTTTCAAAAAGGAATATAAGTATAATGCAGCGATTATAAATTCAGTAAGAACTAATACTCCGATTTATGTTTTCCAGAAAGATGATACAAGATTAACATTAAAAGGGATTTATAGATATGAAAGTGACCACAGTAATCCTGAGGATGAGTCAAGATGGTTTCTACTTCATAAAGTTAATACTATAGACACGAAAAAATTAATGACTATAGAAGAATTTAACAATGAATTAGGAAAGAAAGTAGATAATTCAAAGAGAGAGACGCGTGAACAAAGAAGAAATCGCTTAAGCAATGCTGGGAAAATCCCTGAAAAATCAGTAGTTACTTTAACACAGTTTAAACGAAATCCAGATGTTATAGCAGAGGTCTTAACTCGTGCAAATGGTGTTTGTGAAAAATGCCGCAAGCCAGCAGCCTTCATCAGAGCAAGTGACCTGTCACCATATTTAGAGGTGCACCACAATATACCTCTTGCAGAAGGTGGAGAGGATACAGTCGCAAATGCGGTTGCGCTATGTCCAAATTGTCATCGTGAATTTCACCATGCTGCTAAGGTTACTACAGTAGTAGTTGGAATACTAATAAATCAAGGAGAAATATTATTAGAAAGCTGTGCTGATCAAAAGTGGAAGCTTCCAGGCGGGAGATTAAAAACAAATGATACACCTGAAAGAGCATTACGTCGTGAATTAAAAGAAGCTTTCGGTATGAGATTAAAGCTGGGTAAATATTTTGGTGAAGGTATTTATAAGGAAGGTTCCGAGATTTACAGAGTTATGGCCTATAATATTAAAAATATAAATGAAGACTTCAACTACAAAGAGCTACAATTTATAAACCTAAGTAGATTGACTATAGAAGATTTTTTGCCATTACAATGCCCAATCGTTAATCAACTTTTGGATAGAAACACTGTTAGCAGCTTAATTACAGGTGGAAAAGGAAGAAACCATGAATAA
- a CDS encoding AAA family ATPase gives MKKAFSFFSNTVEEFEPFVKAKTFYWPRSIATKTKYQRENNVDSIQENIGDTVYIIAGARVKNNIKDQDLKNKITGFPMVTHKGVVKEIFNYPVLGYRYTHGRNPDSSFMLPFDFLEEFTKLDVYLGKQFLQENKEELKIAIQLGKIIKKLLENDEIEFKRAYYKNNSIFIQNDTLNSLFKLDHELLDFTYQQAEVNDRLTYREMPSKQSLLKIVEECNKIGLDGESLIKKLRTWRGREFVKVAIEDEVFTEIEGKLQEGVSTRLILKEDDSDGLLTDIMRKIDIDTRFASNQEEVLNMQLPKNQILYGPPGTGKTYSVVRKALEIVAPKLFDEIASNEEQNPGISYRDQWMDAYKHYTENKQIQFCTFHQSYTYEDFVEGLRSDENGKFVPTNGIFLDICESASLSKKQVAKYEFDPEKIKFYKMSLGDSTVGTDIYEYCIEKNVLALGYGGNVDYTDCKDRTGIRERIVAEYDGNDNHDVVLRFMDYFKLRLKVDDIVLVSDGNHKIRAVGRVTGQYEYNPNAEINYNHFRSIEWLYSGISLSVGQFLNEKVLSQQTIYQFDKADLNLEFIKELLSKNEDNVDIDPRKFVLIMDEINRGNISRIFGELITLIEEDKRIGEENEVVVKLPYSRKTIGVPSNLYLIGTMNTADRSITLMDTALRRRFDFIEMLPEISLLPEDVDGINVKKLVETINHRIEYLYDRDHTIGHAFFLGDNLSDQKLIDIMQKKVIPLLQEYFYDEWDKIELVLGGAANNNDNYSNFFIRKEILSPTKIFINLKSNNYLEEQVKYSFVSKPTKQALINIYEGQNGK, from the coding sequence GTGAAAAAAGCATTTTCCTTTTTTTCTAATACAGTAGAAGAATTTGAGCCATTTGTTAAAGCGAAAACTTTTTATTGGCCCAGATCAATTGCTACTAAAACAAAGTATCAAAGAGAGAATAACGTTGATTCTATTCAGGAAAACATAGGCGATACGGTATATATAATTGCGGGGGCAAGGGTTAAGAATAATATCAAGGATCAGGATTTAAAAAATAAAATAACTGGATTTCCTATGGTAACACATAAAGGAGTAGTGAAAGAAATATTTAATTACCCAGTCTTGGGGTATCGGTATACTCATGGTCGTAATCCGGATAGTTCGTTTATGCTTCCATTTGATTTTCTTGAGGAATTTACTAAATTAGATGTTTATTTAGGTAAACAATTCTTGCAGGAAAATAAAGAAGAATTAAAAATAGCTATACAACTTGGCAAAATCATTAAGAAATTATTAGAGAATGACGAGATCGAGTTTAAACGCGCTTATTATAAAAATAATTCTATTTTTATTCAAAACGATACTTTAAACAGTTTGTTTAAGCTCGATCATGAGCTATTAGATTTTACATATCAACAAGCAGAAGTTAATGATAGGCTTACATATCGAGAAATGCCTAGTAAGCAGTCTTTATTAAAAATAGTGGAAGAGTGTAACAAGATTGGCTTAGATGGGGAATCCCTTATAAAAAAATTGAGGACTTGGCGTGGGAGAGAATTTGTTAAAGTTGCTATTGAAGATGAGGTATTTACAGAGATAGAAGGTAAGTTGCAAGAAGGTGTATCTACAAGATTAATTCTTAAAGAAGATGATAGTGATGGGTTACTTACTGACATAATGCGCAAGATTGATATAGATACAAGATTTGCTAGTAATCAAGAGGAAGTGTTAAATATGCAGTTGCCTAAAAATCAAATTTTGTATGGTCCTCCAGGTACAGGGAAAACATATTCGGTAGTCCGTAAAGCATTAGAAATAGTTGCACCAAAATTATTTGATGAAATTGCCTCCAATGAGGAACAAAATCCAGGAATTTCTTATAGAGATCAATGGATGGATGCTTATAAGCATTATACTGAAAATAAACAAATTCAGTTTTGTACATTTCATCAATCATATACTTATGAAGACTTTGTTGAAGGGTTGCGAAGTGACGAAAACGGGAAATTCGTTCCAACAAACGGTATTTTCCTCGATATTTGTGAATCTGCATCATTAAGTAAGAAGCAGGTAGCAAAGTATGAATTTGATCCGGAAAAAATTAAATTTTATAAAATGTCATTAGGCGATAGTACTGTTGGAACGGATATATATGAATATTGTATTGAAAAAAATGTATTAGCATTGGGTTACGGTGGAAATGTTGACTATACTGATTGTAAAGATAGAACAGGAATTAGAGAAAGAATTGTTGCTGAATATGATGGAAACGATAATCATGATGTTGTCTTGAGATTTATGGATTACTTTAAACTTCGGTTGAAAGTTGATGACATTGTGTTGGTTTCTGATGGAAATCATAAAATTAGAGCTGTAGGTCGCGTAACAGGTCAGTATGAATACAATCCAAATGCTGAAATTAACTATAACCATTTCCGTTCTATAGAATGGCTATATAGCGGTATATCTTTAAGTGTAGGACAATTCCTAAATGAAAAAGTTTTATCCCAACAAACAATTTACCAGTTTGATAAAGCAGACTTGAATTTAGAATTTATTAAAGAGTTATTAAGTAAGAATGAAGACAATGTTGATATAGATCCGAGAAAATTTGTATTAATAATGGATGAAATAAACCGCGGAAACATCTCAAGGATCTTTGGCGAACTTATTACATTAATTGAGGAAGATAAGCGAATAGGAGAAGAAAATGAAGTAGTGGTAAAATTACCTTATTCACGTAAAACAATCGGTGTTCCATCAAATTTATATCTTATCGGAACCATGAACACAGCAGATAGATCTATCACATTAATGGATACAGCCCTAAGAAGAAGGTTTGATTTTATTGAAATGTTACCCGAAATTTCATTATTACCTGAGGATGTAGATGGTATTAATGTAAAAAAACTTGTGGAAACAATTAATCACCGTATCGAGTATTTATATGATCGTGATCATACAATAGGGCATGCATTCTTCTTAGGAGATAACCTATCAGATCAGAAACTAATTGATATAATGCAAAAGAAAGTAATCCCTTTACTACAAGAGTATTTTTATGATGAATGGGATAAAATCGAGCTAGTTTTGGGTGGGGCAGCTAATAACAATGATAATTACAGTAATTTCTTTATTAGAAAAGAAATTTTATCTCCAACTAAAATTTTTATTAATTTAAAAAGTAATAATTACTTGGAGGAACAAGTAAAGTATTCATTTGTTTCAAAGCCAACTAAACAAGCATTAATAAATATATACGAAGGCCAGAATGGAAAATGA
- a CDS encoding type I restriction-modification system subunit M, with the protein MAELNLKLFSAADNLRSKMDASEYKNYLLGLIFYKYLSDRLLEKVVEIADESLEEYNKPEKQTGLYRDLLADGELKNDLIETLVDTLGYDIEPKYLFNVLTDEAKQNTFQLNDLNKAFIDLSTKYEQFNGLFDDVDLKSKKLGSDDQQRNITLTEVLKKLNDVDVLGHNGDIIGDAYEFLIGQFASEAGKKAGEFYTPHEVSDMMARIAAIGQEDKKLFSVFDPTMGSGSLMLNIRNYINYPDNVKYHGQELNTTTYNLAKMNLILHGVDKEDMRLRNGDTLNKDWPTDQPYTFDSVLMNPPYSANWSSDYTFLDDSRFNRYGKLAPKSKADFAFLLHGFYHLKDSGTMAIVLPHGVLFRGAAEGVIRKKLLEDGSIDSVIGMPANLFFGTSIPTTVIILKKNRTTRDVLFIDASKAFTKGKNQNKLSKENIEKIVETYKKREDVDKYAHIASFDEIKENDFNLNIPRYVDTFEEEAPVDMATIGSTIQDIRKEKAELESNLYDMISSLQFDEENAEWIKGALEVFKREK; encoded by the coding sequence ATGGCTGAATTAAACTTAAAATTATTTAGTGCCGCAGACAACTTGCGTAGCAAAATGGATGCATCAGAATATAAAAACTACTTATTAGGATTAATCTTTTATAAGTACTTATCTGATAGGTTGTTAGAAAAAGTAGTCGAAATAGCAGATGAATCGCTAGAAGAATATAACAAACCAGAAAAACAAACCGGGTTGTATCGAGATTTATTAGCAGATGGAGAGCTGAAAAATGACTTGATTGAAACGTTAGTGGATACATTGGGCTATGATATAGAACCAAAGTATTTATTTAATGTATTAACCGACGAAGCTAAGCAAAACACGTTTCAGTTGAATGACTTGAATAAAGCCTTTATCGATTTGTCTACGAAATATGAACAATTTAATGGATTATTTGATGATGTAGACTTGAAATCAAAAAAATTGGGATCAGATGACCAACAACGAAACATTACCCTTACGGAAGTTCTGAAGAAACTAAATGATGTTGATGTGCTAGGACATAATGGCGATATCATTGGGGACGCCTATGAGTTTTTGATAGGTCAATTTGCCTCAGAAGCCGGTAAGAAAGCTGGTGAATTCTATACACCGCATGAAGTATCTGACATGATGGCTCGTATTGCTGCAATTGGTCAAGAGGACAAAAAATTGTTTAGTGTATTTGACCCAACGATGGGATCAGGTTCCTTGATGTTAAATATTCGAAACTACATTAACTATCCAGATAATGTAAAGTATCATGGACAAGAATTAAATACAACGACCTATAATCTAGCTAAGATGAACTTGATTTTGCATGGTGTTGATAAAGAAGATATGCGTTTACGCAATGGGGATACATTGAATAAAGATTGGCCGACAGATCAGCCTTATACCTTTGATTCCGTCCTAATGAATCCGCCATACTCTGCAAATTGGTCTTCAGATTATACTTTCTTAGATGATTCTCGTTTCAACCGATATGGGAAATTAGCGCCAAAATCAAAAGCAGACTTTGCTTTTCTTTTACATGGGTTCTATCATTTGAAAGATTCGGGAACAATGGCAATTGTCTTACCACATGGAGTACTGTTCCGTGGAGCTGCAGAAGGTGTAATTCGTAAGAAATTATTAGAAGATGGCAGTATTGATTCCGTTATTGGCATGCCAGCAAACTTATTCTTTGGGACATCGATTCCAACAACAGTTATCATTTTGAAGAAAAATCGTACCACTCGGGATGTTTTATTTATTGATGCAAGTAAGGCGTTTACGAAAGGAAAGAATCAAAATAAACTCTCCAAAGAAAACATTGAAAAGATTGTCGAAACCTATAAGAAGCGAGAAGATGTGGATAAATATGCCCACATTGCTAGCTTTGATGAAATTAAAGAGAATGATTTCAATTTGAATATTCCCAGGTATGTAGATACCTTTGAAGAAGAAGCGCCTGTTGATATGGCTACAATCGGCTCAACCATTCAAGACATTCGAAAAGAAAAAGCAGAACTAGAATCTAACCTATATGACATGATTTCTTCGCTACAATTTGATGAAGAAAACGCAGAATGGATTAAGGGTGCGTTAGAGGTGTTTAAGCGTGAAAAATAA